The Triticum aestivum cultivar Chinese Spring chromosome 6D, IWGSC CS RefSeq v2.1, whole genome shotgun sequence genomic sequence GATAATACTCTCCGGGCCCACTCAATATTACGGTATCTATCATCGTATGGCCAGACACAGTATGATATGATCACGAGGATACAAGGATACAGAAACAAGAAACGAGAACAAAACCATAATGAGGATAACTTAGTATTGTGATCAAAATTTTATTCAAAAGGATACTGACAAAAGTCTCGCCTTGCATTTTGTTAAATATCATGAagcaaagggaattgtgtacgcaATAAGAAGGTTTCCTCGATAAATATATTTGTGTgcatgtaggaatcaatatgggtgTCAGAATCacactattgattattgaccggaaggTGTTCCAGGTCATGTATGCATATTATTGAACCTGCAAGGTCACACACTTAATGGTTAGTGGTTTGTAGGAGAACTAGGAGATAAAGGAAAATAGAGAATGGGTGATGAAAGAGTTTCGGGTGGTTCTGCAAGTGCTTCGGATATTCCCGAAAATGTTCTTGGAGATCTCAGAGGGTCCCTGGTGCGCGGTGGCCTAGAACCTTATGGACAAATCCAGAGGGTCCTTGGTGCATGGTGGCCCGCAAGGCCATAGGTCGGTGCGCCAAGGGTTGACTCGGGGGGGAGCAGAAAGGCCACGGACCCCGGTGTTTCCAAAAACGCCACCGGTCCTGGCATTTCCACCTTGAATACGAGGAGGACTCCTCCAAGCAATCTAGACCGACTTTGGTGAGCCCCCCTCGCCAATTTACGACCCTAGGCATCCACTTATATATACAGGGCTAGGGGCAACTCCTATAACACACCAAAACCCTTGGAGGTTGCCTTGATGCCGTGTGCCCCATTCCTCTCTCCCGTCTATTTGATCTGGCTGCTTCTCCCTCTAGTTTCTCCCGATGATCTTTCTCATGGACGACGAAGTGTTACCAAATCACTAATACAGTACGCGTGGATACCGACAGAGGGATCGTAACTTTGACCCTAGATCGGGATAGTTCTTGCGACTAGGAGGTATAACCTAGCTGTGGGAATCTGCAACTATCGTCACCAACCTCTTCTCTCTGCTGTGTTCGTTGGTAAAGATCAAACTCTTAGCATCTTCATAGTGATCCGTGGTTTTATTCGCAGGACCAATTTTTtactactacgtttcccaacaccgcTTTTTAGTAGCAGCGCTGAAGGAGGTCCTAATGGTCAACCAGACATTGACACTCCAAGCATCGGTTCCGTCTACAACCCCGGTGGTGAGAATACAACCAACCCTGTGGAGGAGGAAACCACAACAATAGAGCTCGAAGTCCTTCACACGTCGATCGTCGGCGACGACCCAAAGGCAAAGCCCCTGGAGGCCTAGCGTAAAGCCCTCGCACAGACGCAACTCTGTTTGCGGAATGATCATGCCACTCTAGCCGACAAATGGGCGACCACCATCATCATGGAGCAGAGGTGGAGGTCGCACCGTGTGGCCACCGCCGACATCACTCCTTTGGTAGCACGAGCGCATGATATCCACACCTCCATCATTGAAGGGGAGTAGGATGATGTGTTGGTTTCTCCCACAACCGTTCCAGAACCTTATGGCAGTCGTGGACATTGTCCTCAACATCCGGCTAGATCTGTATCACCTGGGTGCTGAGCGATTCAACAACGTCAGGGCCATGGTAGACATTGCGGGGCCCAACGAAAATGGAGACACACGAAATCATGTGATAAAGGGCTGAAACCACTTCTCCTTTTGCATGGGCTCCTAACATGGGTATACAAGGATGGTGTAAAGAGTAAAAAGCCAACACACCATTTTGATGTGGGAAAGTGGTGGTAGAGAGAGAGAGGACGGGAAACATAGAACGGGAAAAAAGTGACGGCAAATACGAACGAGAGAATTAGTgagaaagagaggggggagaaaATACAATAAAACAAAAATGAGGGGTAATAGTTAAAAAAATACTTTGCGCATTAAGAAATGGATTTATAATAAACAAAAATGCAAAAGAAAATATAAATTCAAAAGGGTAAGACGAGTGTTATATATCGGGTACTCCGCTTATACCTGTAACTGCATTgtgaaaaagaaaatataaataagTAAGCCGAGTGTttttttttcattgttttttttAATGGGATTACCGGCTCTGCATCACGTGTAAGCAACTGGGGAACGTGGCCTGAACTTTGTCGAGCCACCCGTCTAAGCCAAGTGTCTTTTGCTTCCTGTGCCGACTGTTTTTAACCAGACACTCGACAAATACGCCACATTACCAAGTTCTTTTTAATGGCACATTACCGAGTATTGGGTTGTTGACGAGTGGTTTTACCAGACACTCGGCTTACTCTCCGTATGCTGAGTACCCGTGAATTTACACTCGGCAGACAGCTGAACAATCAGGCAATGACAGTATTTCCTGTAGTAGAACATGCGTATGCATGGTTTGGATTTAGATGTTTCATGCGTATGCATGATTACCATCGATCCATGCATGGCTCGAAACATGTTAGCCAGCTATCTACTCTGCTCAACATGATCTCTGGTGCTCATTTCTGATAGACCATCCTACGCCGCCATTACACGCGTGTGCCAACCCAGCAATCACGCACGCCCATGGCAGCCGAGTCGAATGGGCAGCCCAATGGCATCATTATCCTCCCAATATAATAAATTTTCATCTctgaaaagaaaaatgatagacaTAGGCCGTACCACAGTGAAAAGGCAACATATATATACCTGGGCCTGGGCCAGCATTTCTCCATGTTCAGCGGAACGCCAAATAGAAACAATACTGCATTTGCATTGTCAAGAGTGTTGACAGCGAGAAGAGCTGTAACTTCTCCAAGATTAAAAAAAAGGACAAAAAAAACCTTGGGACACCATCGCTACAATCCATAGATCAAAAGCATCAACTTTATACATGCAGACCGGCACCGCGAGCAAACTATATGCTTATGTATCACCTCGGAAGATGGAAGGCAGACCAATCTAATGCATTTCGATCTCCTGCGTCGGTACTGTATGGTCGATGTGGCGAGTATCAGATGTGCCAGATGAGCTTGCTATCTCGGCTTTGCACAGAGGGCATAGTGCATTTATCTTGAGCCATTTGTCGACACATTCCTTGTGGAAGCAGTGTGTGCAGGGAAGTTCACGAAGCTCTTCGTTGTGTGCATACTTGGCAAGGCAGATGCAGCAAACCTGGAAGCACGAAAAAAGGCAAGTCGGTAAGTGAATGCAACATGGAACATCCATTTTTGCAGCAATAAGCAGGTAAGAAAAATACAAAGGGACAGGGCAACATACAGCATCTTCAGCAGAAAGCGATCGCTCCTTGTCAGTCCCTGCAGCCACTATACCTCCCTCTTGGCCTTCGGCTTCATTACCTGAACCATGGCGGCGTTTCTTGGTTTTGAATTTATAAGTTGGCAAAGTATTGATGGATTCCGAAGTGGCCCCTCTTGTATTGTTTGTGTCTTCTCTGAAGCCCATGACGGATATAATGCAGGGGAGACAACAGCATATCATTGCACAGAGGATGAAAGGCATGGCATACCCAATACAGCTGAAGGTGAGGAACACGATGCATAACCTGGTAGGAAACAACGTGAGCAGCAGGGTAAAGAAACATAACATCACATCCGAAGAAACAATATATGTACTTACCTGTACAAGTTTGGAGCATCAACAGCCGAAGAACGCCCACCGAATATCCACACATTTCCTACAACAAACCACACGGCAAAGAAACAATCCAAGGCCATCTTGAAGTGGTCAAAAAGTGCATTAATCCTGCAAACAAGGGGCATCCATCATCATTTATAAATTGGTTCGTATTATGACCCATCCATAGCAGAACAGAACTATGGACTTTGTAGTATTCATCATAAGTAGATGCGTGGAGGGCAGGCATAAACTAGCTCCCATATACCGTAACCTAGCTGAGAGCAGCATCTAGTAATATTTTCCTGCTCAAATAGCAAAAACAGCAAAGCTAGCCAGTTTCAACCATATAATGATTCAACAAAAGTTACTATGATCCAGAAATGCATCTGTGAGCTGGAATAGTGAATTTCACATGCAAGCTATGACCATTTCATATAAAACCAACAAACATAGAGGACTATTCATGCAAAAAGACAACAATGTACCTTGGGTTAGCCAGAACTGCATTTCGT encodes the following:
- the LOC123145815 gene encoding E3 ubiquitin-protein ligase At1g63170, translating into MQSGMEQTTGVSGHEHVIDIPRDSGPSASASHSVGRENHEELNPVDRPSTRAATSALQPPAAIGPPHAENTSGTRRRDNYGRRHRSPLNSGLWISVEVIVNVSQIVAAIVVLSLSRKEHPQAPLFEWVIGYTVGCFATLPHLYWRYIHRNIVNGENEPAHSLQGSSQNNSTEPTPASVSERRRNAARNAVLANPRINALFDHFKMALDCFFAVWFVVGNVWIFGGRSSAVDAPNLYRLCIVFLTFSCIGYAMPFILCAMICCCLPCIISVMGFREDTNNTRGATSESINTLPTYKFKTKKRRHGSGNEAEGQEGGIVAAGTDKERSLSAEDAVCCICLAKYAHNEELRELPCTHCFHKECVDKWLKINALCPLCKAEIASSSGTSDTRHIDHTVPTQEIEMH